CTAAGGCCATCGGGATATCCCGTGCCGTCAAAACGTTCGTGGTGATGCCGGATGATCTGCGCTTCCCTGCCCCACAGGCCCAGGTTGCTTATAATATCAGCACCGATGGCAGGATGCTCTTTTATTTTTTCGTATTCGTCCTCAGTAAGTCGTCCGGGTTTTAACAATATATCGTCCCTGATACCGATTTTACCGATATCATGAAGGCTGCCTGCCACATTGATCATGTCCAGTTCTTCTTCAGTGCACGCCATTTCCTCGGCGATCATATGGGCGACTTGGGCCACCCTGGTGGAGTGTTTGCGGGTATAAAGATCCCGGACCTCCAAGGCGGTGACAAACGCAAACAGGGTGGAAAACAGATTTTCATATATATTTTCATATAAGGCGATATTTTCAATACCCGTGGCCGCTTTCTGGGTGATAAAATTTAAATAATAAATATCCTGTTCTCCGAAAAAACGCGGCCCTTGGAAAATATAAGCTGAAACAACACCGAAAATTTTTTCCCGGATTTTCAAAGGCGCAACCATAAAGGAGTGCACCCGCCCTTTCATTGAAGGGATACCTACCGCATCTGCGATAAGACAGGGCGTGTGATCCGCTCCAAGCGAGTCTATGATAAATGCTTTTTCCTGTTCAGGAATATCTGTGGCATAGGACGCTGGATATTTTTTATTTTTCGCACCGGCTTTATCCACAAGGACCAGACAGTTGTCCTCTGCTGAATATACGTGGAAAAAGACCAGATCCGCTTTAAGTTCTTCGACGCCTAAGCGGACAACCTTGTTAAAAATTTCGTAACTGGAATCAATGGCGGCAAAATCTTCCATGACCCGGTTTAAGGTATTGACTTCTTCCACTTTTTTAACCAGCTCGTTGTTGAGCTGGCGCAGGCGTTCACGGCGTTCCACCTCTTCTTTGAGGATTAGATTTTCAACAAAAAGTCCGCGTTCCCGAAGTATCCTGCGAAGGGTTAACTCCATCTGCTCGAGATTCACCGGCTTGATCAGATAATCTACAACGCCGTTTTTCAGGGTCTGGATGGTATTTTCAAGGGAAGGATATCCCGTCATCACAACAACAGGCAGGGTTCTATCAATATGCCGGATTTGTTCGGCAAGTTCGAGGCCGTCCATCACGGGCATATTGATATCGGTAAAAACGCAATCTATTTTTTCCCGATTGACAATATCCAGGGCAGTTGACCCGTTTCCTGCGGTATATACCTGATAGCCCTTTCTTTCAAAAAATCCTTCGGTGACATCCAGAATGCCGCTTTCATCATCCACCACTAGGATTTTAATGTTGTCCTTGTTCATCCACCTAAACCTGTTGTTAATCGGAATTCGTTTAAAATTTACATGTATACGAAACACGATATTTTATCAACCAAAATCAAGTCATCTAAGATTCCAACGAAATTTATTTTAAGAGAACTAAATATGCTTTTTATGTAATTATTAAGAACAATATTCTTGACTTTATATAAATCAGCGAATATCTTTCCGTAAGGATAAGACTTATATGATAAATTTAGCATATTTTGAATAGTATTGGTATGGATAAAACTGATCTGGAAATTCTTAAAATATTGCAAAAAAAAGCCAGGATCCCCAATGTTGAGGTTGCCAGAGCCATTGGTATGGCACCTTCTGCTGTGCTTGAGCGGATTAAAAAACTGGAGGCAAAAAAGATCATCCAGGGCTATGAGGTGCGCCTGAACCCGGATATGTTCGGCGGTGCCATGACCGCCTTTGTCTGCATCCAGGTGACCCATCCATCCAAGATTCGGGAAACCGGCGAACAGCTGGCAACCATTGAACAGGTCCAGGAGGTTCATTATCTGGCAGGTGGCGACCTCTTGATGATCAAAATAAAAGTGTCCGGTAACAATGAGCTGGAAGAACTGATACAGACCCGGATTTCCCATATCAGCAGCGTAAAAACGACAAAAACATTTATTTCACTTTCCACGTTTAAAGAAAGTGCCAAGATTAAACTGCCGGATGACGTCTAATTTTAAAATAAAGGAATAATTACCATGCCCATGTCACCTGAATTCAAAGAGAGATTATCAAAGGTGGTCCAGGAGGCCGTTTCAGCCTTTGGCAGCCCTTTTCACATCTACGATGAAACCGGGATCATTCAAACATGCCGGGCCCTGAACACCGCGTTTGCTCCCATTGACGGATTCAAAGAGTATTTTGCCGTAAAAGGACTGCCGAATCCTACGATTATGGGGCTTCTCAAGGCCCAGGGGTTTGGCTTTGACTGCTCTTCGGTGCCGGAAATAGAGCTGGCGCGTAAAGTCGGGAGCAATGCTGACGATATTATGTTTACCTCCAACAATACCACCCGGAAACAGTTGAAAACGGCCATGGACAATGGCGGCAGCATCATAAACCTGGATGATATCTCTTTGATTGCAAAATTGCCGGCTGTACCTGATCTGATTTGTTTCAGATATAACCCCGGCGCGACACGCCAGGGAAACGATATTATTGGGAAACCGGAGGAAGCCAAATACGGCCTGACCCGGGAACAGATTTTTTCAGCCTATGAGCAGGCGATCGCCCTTGGTGTCAAGCGATTCGGCCTCCATACCATGATGGCATCCAATGAGCTCAATCACCAATACATGATTGACACGGCGGACATGTTGCTGGCGTTGATTGAAGATGTCAGCCGTGACCTTGATATCCGGTTTGAATTTATCAATATCGGCGGAGGGTTAGGCATCCCCTATACTCCGGATGCCAAGCCATTCAATTTGAAAGGTATGGCTGATGGCATTATCCGTTCCTTTGAGGCTTTTAAATCGAAAAACGGTTGGGTCCCCAAATTGTATATGGAAAGTGCCCGGTATATCACCGGTCCCCATGGCGTCCTTGTGACCTCTGTGATCAACCACAAAAACACTTACCGAAATTATGTGGGCGTGGATGCATCCATGTCGGCATTGATGCGTCCCGGAATGTATGGGGCGTACCATCATATTCATATACACGACAAGCCCGAATCAGCCCCTTTAAAAACAGTGGATGTTGTGGGTGCACTGTGTGAGAATAATGATAAATTTTCCATCCAAAGGCAACTGCCTGAAACCCAGCACGGCGATATCCTGATTATCCATGACACCGGGGCCCACGGACATGCCATGGGCTTTAACTACAACGGCCAGCTGCGTCCCAAGGAATTGTTGCTTAAAATCGACGGCAGCATTGAACTGATCCGGCGGGCGGAGACCATGGAAGACTATTTTGCCACATTAAATTTTGAACCCCGAACCATCACACCGGGACAGAATTGATGTTGCAGATTTAATTCTGATTATGGGCCTTACCGGGGTGGGGAGTCGCACCCCGGTCTTTTGCATAGTTTAAGGCGGATGAGCAAAATAAAAATAATTGATTATCAATGCAATTTATGGTTTGCTTTACCCTGTACATGGGCCCAAAGATTTCGACTCTGGCATTGACCCGGCAGGAGAAACTGCATGGATTTAAAACAAGTCTGTCCTGAGAAGTTACTCACCGCACAAGCAAGTGTAAAAAAAATTAACAATGGTTCCCGGGTATTCATCGGTACAGGATGCGGAGAGCCCCAGCACCTGATTCGAGCCATGGTTGAGGATCAGTCTCTCCAGGATATTGTTGTATATCAAATGCTGTCAACCACCTTGGCGGAATATCTCAATGACGACAATTTTTCGTCCCGGTTTTCCATTAAACTCTTTTTTATTTCCGTTCTTATGCGTAAATTTGCGTTTGAAGGAAAGATTGACTATATCCCGGCCTACCTGTCCCAGATTCCAAAGGTTTTCCGGAATAATGAAATCGGCCTTGATGTTGCCCTGGTTCAGGTGAGTCCTCCAGATGCTCATGGGTATTGTTCTTTGGGTATTTCCGTGGATATCACCCTTTCAGGGATAAAAAATGCGCGGATGACCATCGCCCAGGTCAATCCCCAAATGCCTAGAACTTGGGGCGATTCTTTGGTGCACATCGACGATATCGATTATTTAGTGGAATACGAAGAGGAGCTTTTAGAATCCCTGGCCAAGACAAAAAACCAAACCGTGGTCGAACGTATCGGCCATTATGTCAGCCAGCTGGTGGATGACGGTTCCACCCTGCAGATCGGTTTCGGGCATCTTCCGCATGCCATCATGCCTTATCTGGCCGGGAAAAAAGACCTTGGTATACATACCCAGGTGATCACGGACGGCCTTCTGCCTTTGTTTAAACAGAAGGTCATTACCAACCGCAAAAAAAATTTTCTCCCAGAACGGGCTGTTGCGTCCCTGTGCATGGGATCAAAGGAATTATATAGATATATAGCCGACAACCCTATGTTTTATTTCAGGTCCTCTGAATTTGTGAACGATCCCAATGTTATCGCCAGAAATGATAACCTGATCTCCATCAGTTCGGCTTTGGAGGTGGATCTGACAGGGCAGATATGCACAGACTCAAAAGGATATCTGTTTTATTCGGGCATCGGTGACCAGGTGGATTTTATCAGGGGGTCTGCCATGTCTAAAGGTGGGTTTTCCATTGTTATCATCCCATCCACGGCCCAGAACGGCCAGGTCTCCAGGATTGTGACGCATTTAAGCGAAGGGGCAGGCGTGGCAACTACCCGGGGAGACATTGACCTTGTGGTCACTGAATACGGTATTGCAGAAATTCGGCGGAAAAGCATTTTCCAGCGGGTTATGGAATTGGCCCAGATTGCCCATCCCAAATTCCGTAAGGAGCTTA
This window of the uncultured Desulfobacter sp. genome carries:
- a CDS encoding HD domain-containing phosphohydrolase: MNKDNIKILVVDDESGILDVTEGFFERKGYQVYTAGNGSTALDIVNREKIDCVFTDINMPVMDGLELAEQIRHIDRTLPVVVMTGYPSLENTIQTLKNGVVDYLIKPVNLEQMELTLRRILRERGLFVENLILKEEVERRERLRQLNNELVKKVEEVNTLNRVMEDFAAIDSSYEIFNKVVRLGVEELKADLVFFHVYSAEDNCLVLVDKAGAKNKKYPASYATDIPEQEKAFIIDSLGADHTPCLIADAVGIPSMKGRVHSFMVAPLKIREKIFGVVSAYIFQGPRFFGEQDIYYLNFITQKAATGIENIALYENIYENLFSTLFAFVTALEVRDLYTRKHSTRVAQVAHMIAEEMACTEEELDMINVAGSLHDIGKIGIRDDILLKPGRLTEDEYEKIKEHPAIGADIISNLGLWGREAQIIRHHHERFDGTGYPDGLRGEQIPKLARILSVADSYDAMASDRAYRKKIDKHVVIDIIIKNSGSQFDPDVVDAFLRVADQNLPDDF
- a CDS encoding Lrp/AsnC family transcriptional regulator, encoding MDKTDLEILKILQKKARIPNVEVARAIGMAPSAVLERIKKLEAKKIIQGYEVRLNPDMFGGAMTAFVCIQVTHPSKIRETGEQLATIEQVQEVHYLAGGDLLMIKIKVSGNNELEELIQTRISHISSVKTTKTFISLSTFKESAKIKLPDDV
- a CDS encoding diaminopimelate decarboxylase gives rise to the protein MPMSPEFKERLSKVVQEAVSAFGSPFHIYDETGIIQTCRALNTAFAPIDGFKEYFAVKGLPNPTIMGLLKAQGFGFDCSSVPEIELARKVGSNADDIMFTSNNTTRKQLKTAMDNGGSIINLDDISLIAKLPAVPDLICFRYNPGATRQGNDIIGKPEEAKYGLTREQIFSAYEQAIALGVKRFGLHTMMASNELNHQYMIDTADMLLALIEDVSRDLDIRFEFINIGGGLGIPYTPDAKPFNLKGMADGIIRSFEAFKSKNGWVPKLYMESARYITGPHGVLVTSVINHKNTYRNYVGVDASMSALMRPGMYGAYHHIHIHDKPESAPLKTVDVVGALCENNDKFSIQRQLPETQHGDILIIHDTGAHGHAMGFNYNGQLRPKELLLKIDGSIELIRRAETMEDYFATLNFEPRTITPGQN
- a CDS encoding GNAT family N-acetyltransferase, yielding MDLKQVCPEKLLTAQASVKKINNGSRVFIGTGCGEPQHLIRAMVEDQSLQDIVVYQMLSTTLAEYLNDDNFSSRFSIKLFFISVLMRKFAFEGKIDYIPAYLSQIPKVFRNNEIGLDVALVQVSPPDAHGYCSLGISVDITLSGIKNARMTIAQVNPQMPRTWGDSLVHIDDIDYLVEYEEELLESLAKTKNQTVVERIGHYVSQLVDDGSTLQIGFGHLPHAIMPYLAGKKDLGIHTQVITDGLLPLFKQKVITNRKKNFLPERAVASLCMGSKELYRYIADNPMFYFRSSEFVNDPNVIARNDNLISISSALEVDLTGQICTDSKGYLFYSGIGDQVDFIRGSAMSKGGFSIVIIPSTAQNGQVSRIVTHLSEGAGVATTRGDIDLVVTEYGIAEIRRKSIFQRVMELAQIAHPKFRKELIEQAKQRHYIFSDQLPPTNQDLLFLVAYKYNMLLPSGKQLEVRPLQPSDEFESRNFYYSLQEDSIYFRFFNRRKVFSRRMLQQMWAQVDYSRNMTLIALMQQGKRKQIVAVASYAEVDPKNAEVAFLVQEELHGQGIATFMLNCLEKIARKNNYSGFTALVLAENRKMISVFKHTYPHAEFVRGESGEIEVAMPFDMIGKPNMDDDNEQLLE